A section of the Triplophysa dalaica isolate WHDGS20190420 chromosome 8, ASM1584641v1, whole genome shotgun sequence genome encodes:
- the rnaseh2b gene encoding ribonuclease H2 subunit B isoform X2, whose translation MSTKKKRSPHIKNDSWVVIAPDSMLHTGSSEDSDPAFTKLKNPATEGSSLYLFGRGDESVYEVKAFTEEFRSWFIKQTVQRDGKLLIVTPIDPLFLLLPYIKSAATEGKFQPVKQMVIDEVYPGCTRLLQCKQGLDFIHHVADEKEVGSLKFHRYNQEKTMDWLKKKVQRTVTILKKSNVSVGGGVKSSTFVRVKLEADAKEDYLRYAHGLISEYISEDLSKDLLKHLQLPEISSPKETEPPSKKRKLSDKPVEAGEDYTKFNSSDFARKPPKKMTAAQKTLAKADKTGMKSMASFFKVKQEKI comes from the exons ATGAGTACTAAAAAGAAACGCTCTCCTCACATTAAAAACGACAGCTGGGTTGTTATTGCGCCAG ATTCAATGCTGCACACGGGCAGTTCTGAAGACAGTGATCCAGCCTTCACTAAACTAAAAAATCCTGCTACAG AAGGTTCATCTCTATATCTGTTCGGTCGTGGAGATGAGAGTGTTTATGAAGTTAAGGCGTTTACAGAGGAGTTTCGGTCTTGGTTTATTAAACAGACAGTGCAAAGGG ATGGTAAACTGCTTATTGTGACTCCCATTGATCCTTTATTTCTGCTGTTGCCATACATTAAGAGCGCTGCCACCGAG GGAAAGTTCCAGCCAGTGAAGCAGATGGTGATAGATGAAGTTTACCCAGGATGTACACGGCTTCTGCAATGCAAACAGGGATTGGACTTCATTCATCATGTGGCAGATGAGAAAG AGGTTGGCAGTCTGAAGTTTCACAGATATAACCAGGAGAAGACCATGGATTGGCTTAAGAAAAAG GTTCAGAGGACAGTAACCATACTTAAAAAGAGCAATGTATCTGTAGGTGGGGGAGTGAAGTCCAGCACATTTGTGAGAGTTAAACTGGAAGCAGATGCTAAAGAAG ACTATTTGCGTTACGCACATGGCCTCATATCAGAGTACATCAGTGAAGACCTGAGCAAAGATCTCCTTAAGCATCTACA GTTGCCAGAGATATCCAGCCCCAAAGAAACAGAGCCTCCCTCTAAG AAACGAAAGTTGTCAGATAAACCAGTAGAGGCTGGAGAAGACTACACCAAGTTCAACAGTTCGGACTTTGCACGAAAA CCTCCAAAGAAGATGACTGCAGCTCAGAAGACTCTAGCCAAAGCAGACAAAACTGGCATGAAGAGCATGGCATCGTTCTTTAAAGTCAAGCAAGAGAAGATTTGA
- the rnaseh2b gene encoding ribonuclease H2 subunit B isoform X1 yields the protein MSTKKKRSPHIKNDSWVVIAPDSMLHTGSSEDSDPAFTKLKNPATEGSSLYLFGRGDESVYEVKAFTEEFRSWFIKQTVQRDGKLLIVTPIDPLFLLLPYIKSAATEGKFQPVKQMVIDEVYPGCTRLLQCKQGLDFIHHVADEKEVGSLKFHRYNQEKTMDWLKKKVQRTVTILKKSNVSVGGGVKSSTFVRVKLEADAKEEDYLRYAHGLISEYISEDLSKDLLKHLQLPEISSPKETEPPSKKRKLSDKPVEAGEDYTKFNSSDFARKPPKKMTAAQKTLAKADKTGMKSMASFFKVKQEKI from the exons ATGAGTACTAAAAAGAAACGCTCTCCTCACATTAAAAACGACAGCTGGGTTGTTATTGCGCCAG ATTCAATGCTGCACACGGGCAGTTCTGAAGACAGTGATCCAGCCTTCACTAAACTAAAAAATCCTGCTACAG AAGGTTCATCTCTATATCTGTTCGGTCGTGGAGATGAGAGTGTTTATGAAGTTAAGGCGTTTACAGAGGAGTTTCGGTCTTGGTTTATTAAACAGACAGTGCAAAGGG ATGGTAAACTGCTTATTGTGACTCCCATTGATCCTTTATTTCTGCTGTTGCCATACATTAAGAGCGCTGCCACCGAG GGAAAGTTCCAGCCAGTGAAGCAGATGGTGATAGATGAAGTTTACCCAGGATGTACACGGCTTCTGCAATGCAAACAGGGATTGGACTTCATTCATCATGTGGCAGATGAGAAAG AGGTTGGCAGTCTGAAGTTTCACAGATATAACCAGGAGAAGACCATGGATTGGCTTAAGAAAAAG GTTCAGAGGACAGTAACCATACTTAAAAAGAGCAATGTATCTGTAGGTGGGGGAGTGAAGTCCAGCACATTTGTGAGAGTTAAACTGGAAGCAGATGCTAAAGAAG AAGACTATTTGCGTTACGCACATGGCCTCATATCAGAGTACATCAGTGAAGACCTGAGCAAAGATCTCCTTAAGCATCTACA GTTGCCAGAGATATCCAGCCCCAAAGAAACAGAGCCTCCCTCTAAG AAACGAAAGTTGTCAGATAAACCAGTAGAGGCTGGAGAAGACTACACCAAGTTCAACAGTTCGGACTTTGCACGAAAA CCTCCAAAGAAGATGACTGCAGCTCAGAAGACTCTAGCCAAAGCAGACAAAACTGGCATGAAGAGCATGGCATCGTTCTTTAAAGTCAAGCAAGAGAAGATTTGA
- the LOC130427989 gene encoding uncharacterized protein C13orf42, with product MFKKINAAFRPNHGHRLRDGFRPKDDYHSACTVKLVRSTSMLVVGESTRAQQDSTLKRSVSSVSVESSMALYYYQSREDRVWLYSQNQNCLEYLQELVALRRQYTKSVIDLKNNERKESASRKKKPAPAPPQKRVVQTSRPEPSAPPIPNEVDTLQFFDEVIASCDLEPNRKPHVDNGHADVDFIVATSTSEHDLHSNWVLRDPRRISMTESQSKSSDISPGQKGDKGNTGSRRRLQRNPIHLPKVVESAFQTLRFKPKVKKKD from the exons ATGTTTAAGAAAATCAACGCAGCTTTCCGTCCGAACCATGGGCATCGCTTACGGGACGGGTTCCGACCCAAGGATGACTACCATAGCGCGTGCACAGTGAAACTGGTCCGCAGCACGTCGATGCTCGTGGTCGGGGAGAGCACTCGCGCGCAGCAGGACTCCACGCTGAAGCGCAGCGTGAGCTCCGTGAGCGTCGAGTCCAGTATGGCCCTGTATTATTACCAGAGCCGAGAGGATCGAGTATGGCTCTATTCCCAGAACCAGAACTGTTTGGAGTATTTACAGGAACTGGTAGCGCTCAGGCGGCAATACACCAAAAGTGTCATTGACCTGAAGAATAACGAACGGAAAGAGAGCGCGTCCCGCAAGAAGAAACCCGCACCTGCGCCACCGCAGAAAAGAGTTGTACAG ACTTCACGACCTGAACCTTCTGCCCCCCCAATCCCGAATGAGGTAGACACACTTCAGTTCTTTGATGAGGTGATTGCAAGCTGTGACCTAGAACCCAATCGAAAACCCCATGTGGATAACGGCCACGCAGATGTTGACTTCATCG TGGCAACCAGTACCAGTGAACATGACCTTCACTCTAACTGGGTGCTTCGGGACCCTCGTAGAATCTCCATGACAGAATCGCAGTCAAAGTCTTCAGATATCAGCCCTGGGCAGAAAGGAGACAAGGGAAACACAGGTAGTAGGAGACGCTTGCAACGAAACCCTATCCACCTGCCAAAAGTGGTGGAGAGCGCCTTTCAGACTTTGCGCTTTAAACCAAAGGTAAAGAAGAAAGATTAG
- the LOC130427493 gene encoding TLR adapter interacting with SLC15A4 on the lysosome: protein MLCESKLWSLTFDSEPECANPRTCSTVTAPPTPPPSHHLSAQIPAHTSPERNTETMTKGCPSSKAAAPRRQLSVGMNIPRQADSPEAEAFLVPSSCHSICQHYSDLHIAGGQVLPLSPSADDALGYHSQDSQPGPFLLSADVPSPSMLPPLVHKYRSSRRWREESARERSSLLQLGLPLSNSQLNSYLEQKLLELYSQYLTDGPAGTRPVMASELLQTSLDQMTLQLSKEQNMETARAKDMVLSCLLKVTSSYQSSEISTPILQISTEDL from the coding sequence ATGCTGTGTGAAAGTAAGCTGTGGTCTTTGACATTTGACTCTGAACCTGAGTGTGCAAATCCACGCACATGTTCCACAGTCACAGCTCCACCAACACCTCCTCCAAGCCATCACCTCTCAGCCCAAATCCCAGCACACACATCTCCAGAGCGGAACACTGAAACCATGACCAAGGGTTGTCCTTCCTCCAAAGCTGCTGCACCAAGAAGACAGCTCTCCGTAGGCATGAACATCCCCAGACAAGCAGACTCACCAGAAGCGGAGGCCTTTTTGGTGCCTTCTAGCTGCCACAGCATCTGTCAGCACTACAGCGATTTACACATCGCCGGTGGCCAGGTGCTGCCTCTCAGCCCTAGTGCAGACGATGCACTGGGTTATCACAGTCAGGACTCCCAGCCCGGTCCCTTCCTTCTATCTGCAGATGTCCCTTCCCCCTCCATGCTCCCGCCTTTAGTCCATAAATACAGGAGCTCAAGGCGCTGGAGGGAAGAAAGCGCACGTGAGCGCTCCTCTCTTCTGCAGTTAGGTCTCCCGCTCTCGAACTCCCAGCTTAACAGCTATCTGGAACAGAAGCTGCTGGAGTTGTACAGCCAGTATCTGACCGACGGACCCGCGGGGACGAGGCCCGTCATGGCCTCTGAGCTGCTACAGACCAGCCTGGACCAGATGACCCTGCAGCTGAGCAAAGAGCAGAACATGGAGACGGCACGGGCCAAAGACATGGTGCTCAGCTGCCTGCTCAAGGTCACCAGCAGTTACCAGTCCAGCGAGATCAGCACTCCTATACTGCAGATCTCCACTGAGGATTTGTGA
- the LOC130427491 gene encoding E3 ubiquitin-protein ligase TRIM35-like gives MEQEDQQKRKKCNENVCLLCGDEFYPSKSNKHRLFHGNKNKLKADHTVVLEEFVGKFQDTTRLAICGSCRTLVLRYDRVSKDTERVRLLIKDTWRKTRERRCAALTPAGVIEVKRRRDTTSQYESTATVSLQSTDISTAKERLKTALEPLHERLRILEEFNKTLRETTEHIVFQTQHTELKIKEEFVKLHKMLYNEEATRIKALREEDKQKSLMIKEKTGQTGREIASLSLTIRTIEEDMKAEDTLFLQNYETTMKRTQCRFPDSENLSGMLIDVPKHLSNLKFAVLRKMQDNVAYTPVTLNPNTAHCNVIVSDDLTSVRYNDEEFTLPDNPDRFDMFACVLGSEGFNSGTHCWDVDVGDSTGWFFGVMTESSQRRNTIFSRSGIWLVGHFCGEYKAHITPQSPTLLPIKEKLQRIKVQLDWDSGELSFCDSITNAHIHSFTHRFAERLYPFFGVGCDISPLRILPVNSSQSNFKIL, from the exons ATGGAACAGGAGGATCAGCAAAAACGCAAGAAATGTAAcgaaaatgtgtgtttgctcTGCGGTGACGAATTCTATCCTTCCAAAAGTAATAAGCATCGACTGTTTCAcggaaacaaaaataaactcaaagcGGATCATACAGTCGTGTTGGAGGAATTTGTTGGCAAATTTCAGGACACGACACGACTGGCCATTTGCGGCTCTTGTAGAACACTCGTATTGAGGTACGATCGGGTATCAAAAGACACGGAGAGAGTACGATTGCTTATAAAGGATACGTGGAGGAAGACCAGAGAGAGACGATGTGCGGCTTTAACCCCTGCAGGTGTGATAGAGGTGAAGAGACGGCGCGACACCACGTCACAATATGAGAGCACTGCGACCGTCTCGCTACAGTCCACCGATATTTCTACAGCAAAA GAGAGACTCAAAACTGCACTAGAACCATTGCATGAAAGGCTGAGAATACTCGAAGAGTTTAATAAGACTTTGCGTGAAACTACAGAACATATTGTG TTTCAGACTCAACACACCGAATTGAAGATTAAGGAGGAGTTTGTGAAACTTCACAAAATGTTGTATAATGAAGAAGCAACCAGGATAAAAGCACTGAGAGAGGAAGATAAGCAAAAGAGTCTGATGATTAAGGAGAAGACAGGACAAACGGGAAGAGAAATtgcatctctttctctcacaatCCGAACCATTGAGGAGGACATGAAAGCTGAAGACACTTTATTCCTACAG AACTATGAGACTACTATGAAAAG gacCCAATGTAGATTTCCTGATTCAGAGAACCTTTCAGGAATGTTGATCGATGTGCCAAAGCACCTGAGCAACCTGAAGTTTGCCGTGCTGCGTAAAATGCAGGACAATGTTGCATACA CTCCTGTGACTTTGAACCCCAACACTGCTCATTGTAATGTCATTGTGTCTGACGATCTGACCAGTGTGAGATACAATGATGAAGAATTTACACTTCCTGATAATCCAGACAGGTTTGATATGTTTGCATGTGTCCTGGGCTCAGAAGGTTTTAACTCAGGGACTCATTGCTGGGATGTTGATGTTGGAGACAGCACAGGCTGGTTCTTCGGTGTAATGACCGAATCTTCTCAGAGGAGGAATACAATATTTTCTCGCAGTGGAATCTGGCTTGTGGGCCATTTTTGTGGTGaatataaagcacatattaCACCACAGTCGCCAACGCTTCTCCCAATTAAAGAAAAACTACAGAGGATCAAAGTTCAGCTGGACTGGGACAGTGGAGAGCTGTCATTCTGTGACTCTATaacaaacgcacacatacactctTTTACACACAGGTTTGCTGAGAGATTATATCCGTTTTTTGGTGTTGGCTGTGACATTTCACCTCTGCGTATCTTGCCAGTaaattcatcacaatcgaattttaaaatattgtaa